CCCGAACGAACACACCTGTTTCGAACGTATCATATGTGACACGATCTGGTGGATAGGCACGAATTTGTTCCAATATAAAAGCTTGCGTCTTAAATTCCTTGAACCCCGGTTCTGGTATTTTATGAAGCGCGCGCCGCATTTCAATGGCGTATTCCATCTGACTGACTTCCTCCTTCTTCTTTTACGATGTCCCAAAATGCTTGGACTTGTTTTAATTCAAGCATCGATTCCGTAGACAAAATCCATGTATCTCGCTTCAATACTTTTCCGGATGAGGTCTTTAACGGAAGTTGCATGACTTCATTCGAGTGCTGGATCGTCGACTCGGGCAGGATTGCAAAACCGATTCCATGTAGCGCCATCTGTTTGCATGTCTCGATTTGATCGACGACAAGTGTCCGAGATGGTGGACTTGCGAAGCGATCTTGCCACCATTCTAAAATTTCTTGATAGTAGGTCGAATCACTCTTGAACTGGATGAATGGTCGATCCGTTACGCGCAACTGCTCGATTGACGTCAACTCACTATCGACGAGATAAAGCGGATCTGAGAATAGGCGCTCTTTGACACCTTTCCAGTCCGGGTTTCCACGAATGATCCCGATATGAAAATGTTCTTCTAACATATGACGCATCATCTCACTGGACCATCCCGTGACAAGCTGAACACGGACATGCGGATAACGCTCAACGAATCGTTTCAAGACACGCGGGAGCCAATATTGCCCCATGATGGAAGCGACGGCAATCCGAAGCGTCCCATAAACGGCACCCTCTTCTGCTGTCAATTCACTTTTTAACTCAAGTTCCTTCCGATTCATCTCTTTTGCGAGGCCAATCACTTTTTCTCCTTGCGGTGTGATGCTTAAGCCACGTGATGAACGAATGAATAATTTTGTTCCCCAGCGTCTTTCAATCGCAACGAGACGTTGACTAAGCGCAGGTTGCGAGACGAATAATCGTTCAGCAGCGCGCCTCATATTCAATTCTTCCGATAAGGTGATCAACATTTCCATTTCCGACACTTGCAATGTGAGATTCGACTCCTCATGATATAAGATGGCATTAGTTTAACACGTTAGAAAGGACGATACATATGACACGCTATCATTTTATGTTCATCATCTCAACGATTGCAACGCTTGGCAGTCTCTATTTCAGCGAAATTCGTGGATTCATTCCGTGCCCACTTTGTTGGTGGCAACGGCTATTCATGTATACGACAGCTTTTTATTTGCTTATCTCGCTGTTCCGATCGAAAACGATTGATCCTCTATTCGTTCGCCTTTACGTGCTAGCCGGTTTTGGCGTCGCCTTATACCATGTCATCCTTGAGCGTTTACCAGATGGCGAAGCATTATGTACGAGCGGATGCCTCATCAAATGGGTCAACTACTTTGGTTTCTTGACGATCCCGATGATGAGTCTCATCGCCTTTACGTTACTCTTGATTCTAGCGTTCTATCCAAAACGTTCGAACGACGAAGCGTAAGATGTAACATCTTTAAAAGACTAAAAGTAAGGAGAAGCCGATTGCGCTTCTCCTTACAGATTGTAGACAAATGGGCTGACTCAAAAAAAGAATGACTTGTCTTTTCACGCCCTTTCCTCAGGCGAGACACAAGCCAGTTTCCCCGCTCCATTCGATCAGGAAAACGGGTCTTGTTTGTCTCTGACAGCGCAAAATCACGCTTTTTCCTGTAGGAGTTGTGTGTAACGCGTCATTCTTTTTATACCCGGAAGAAGGATCAGAAAAGCGTTTTGTTCACTCGACATCGCTTCCTAGGGAAAAACAAGCAAGAGCGACCCTGCAGCAAAGCGAAGCGGCGCGATGCTTGTCCCAGGAAAACGATTCGAGACGAACAAAAAAGCGCAATCCTTCTCGTTAGAGAAAAATTGCACTTTGTCTTCAGTCTCTAAGGAGAAGCCGATTGCGCTTCTCCTTATTTTTATACTTGAGATTTTTATAACTTGAGTCATGCCCACCGATTGAAGACGCTCACAGCACTTGAGAACGCTAACTCTGAGAGTTGCCCCGTCCCTTCGCACCAGTCCCCGACAAATGCAACGTCCGCATAATCAGGAAGTTGCGTCGAAAGAGGAGTTTGTCCCATCTTCCATTTGATTTCTTGAACGACTGCCCGTTTGATTGTTCGTTCGGCGACAATACGCTTACGCCAATCCGTAAAATGAAGATCTAGCATCTGTTCGATTCCCGATCGAACATGTTCAATGTAATCCGGATCTTCTAACCGATCGTGCTCGAGATATGCGATTGCTTGAAGCACTTGACCATCTTTCGGTGCAAGACTTGCATCATAATGCGATAAATCCGTGATGAAAGCACGATGCGACCGATCATAGATATAGGAATAAGGTGTTTGGATAAAAGGCTGTAGCCCAAGATCATAGACGAATACTTCTACCGGTTCATGACTCGCATACGGTGTAACAAATTGTTGAATGGCAGGCGGCGTCGCCATTTTTAAGATCTCGCGTGGCGGTATGGCAAAGATGATTCGTTCGGCAGTCCATTCCTGTTTTTTTCGATCGCGAATCAGAAAACCTGTCTTGGTCGATTCAACTGCTGTTATTTTTGTTTTTTTTAGGATTGCTCCACGATTTTCTAGGATGATCCGTTCTAGCTCCTGCACTAATCCTTGCCACCCTCCCTCAATATAAGAAACAGGCTTACGCGTTCGAAAAAGTTTTTGATAATACTCAAAGTAGACGTCTGAAGGAATCTTCTCCGGTTCCGCTGTAAAAAAATTCGTCGATGCCAAATCAAGCATCAGCTGTGCGACTTGTTCATCGACTTGTTCTATTTTTAACCATTGTCCGATTGATTGTTGCGGATCACCTCGTTCCACCCGTAAAATTGTTTTGATGATTTCCCATGTAAATCGGACCTTGTTTGTTCCTTCAATAACCTCCGTTTTTAGCAATCCCCAAGCATTCGCAGGTACAGCCGTCAAATGACCTGAAAACTCATATTTCGCACGACTCGCCGAAAAATCAAGCCATGTCACTTCGATCCCGAGTTGTTTCGTTAATTTCCGAAGAACGGATTGATCTCGTCCGTATATGGCATGCGCGCCATAATTAAATGTAAATCCTTTTACGGTTTGAGAAGTAGCACGCCCTCCGAGTAATCCAGCATCAAAGAGCATGACCGCTTCCCCTTGTTTTGCGAATAATGCTGCTGCAGTCAACCCGGATAATCCCCCACCTATGATACCAATCGTCATATCTTCGCCTCCTCAACAAGCATTTCTATTCTTTTCCCATAACAGTCGAAGAGAAATCGAAGAAGATGAAAAAAAGACGTGATTTCGAACATGAAATCACGTCTTCTTATTCATGATTATGCTTTCCACCAGTTATCGAGAGGCGAGACTGGCATATGATGCTTATGCCCAACACGTTTATACTGCGTTTCTAACTTTTCTTGGCTAGTTGCTGAAATCGTTTTACCTTCCAAGTAATCATCAATTTCTTCGTAGGTCATACCGAGCGCTACTTCGTCTGGTAATGCTGGACGGTTTTCTTCAAGGTCTGCCGTCGGAATTTTTTCAATCAAAACCTCTGGTGCATTTAGATAACGTAAAAGTTGTTTTCCTTGGCGTTTATTCAAACCTGTTAATGGCGTTAAATCACAAGCTCCATCACCATGTTTCGTATAGAATCCTGTCACGAATTCTGCTGCATGATCCGTTCCAACGACGAGACATCCATAATGCGCGGCTAAATCATACTGACTTTTCATTCGTTCACGCGCTTTCGTATTTCCTTTACTAAAATCGGAAAGTTCTGCGCCTGTTGCTTCTTTGAACGCCTGCATCGATGCTTCGACCGCTGGTTTGATATTTACACGAAGTGAATGATCCGGTTGAATGAACGTCAATGCTGTTTGCGCATCTGCTTCATCCTGCTGTTCTCCGTAAGGTAAGCGGACTGCGTAAAATGCGACATCTTTCCCTTCTTCTTTTCGTAGCTCTTCAACCGCTAGTTGGCATAGACGCCCCGCAAGCGATGAATCTTGTCCGCCAGAGATACCTAAGACAAATCCTTTAGCCCCTGTATGTTTTAAGTATGCCTTTAAGAACGATACACGTTCACTTACTTCTTGCGCTGGGTCAATGACAGGTTTTACGCCTGTTACTTGAATGATTTCTTGTTGCATGAATCTCTTCACTCCTTCACATCTTCTTATTTGTCACTTTGAATCAAGCATTTGTCGATCGTTCGTTTGTTTTTCATTTGCTCCCTTGAACTGACGAATGGTTGAGACACGTACTTCTGTACTATCGCCTGCATCGCGAATCGGTACCTCAACGGTGTAGCGTTTGATTTCACCTTTCGTAAACGTATCCTTTTCGATGGCTTGTGTGAATACTTGCTCTTTCTCAAAATCATACTTTACGTGTTGTTTAGCATCAATTAATTGAGCCTGAAAACGTTGTGAGGATGGATACGTTACGTTTACACTGTGATCATTCGGATTCGTTAACGAAATATCTAGTTGAATCATATCGTCCTGTTCTGTCATCTTGACTGCTATCTGAATCGGTTCGTTCATCGTTTTAGTTGCCTGTTGTTTCTTTTCTTGACAACCTGCTAGACAGACAGTAAGAAGAAGCAGAACGAAAAAGAGACGTTTCATCTCATCCCTCCTTATCTAAATCAATTTTATCACAAAAAAAACGCGAAAGAGGTTCTCCTCTTTCGCGCGTTAATTTGCTTATGCTACAGGTAAAGTTGATGGATTCATATTAAATGAAAACAATTGCTCAATTCCTGTCGCAAACAATTCATCACAAATATCTTCAGCCGCGTTAGCTGGTGCGACTAACGTAATTGTCCGACTGTCAACTGTCTCGATCGTCACATATACCCCTGTTGTCGTCCGTTCTTTGTATCCTACTGCTAAATCTGTTTCAGCGAAAAGTAACATATCCCCGATTCTCCCCTTTTCTCATTCATATGCCCAGCCAAGAGATGACCTACATGTTTCGAATTCGTTATTGTAGGTTTACTGTACCAAAGAGCTGAAAAAAGAAGAAAATTGTCATTCGACATTTCATTTCAAAACAATATTTCATTTCGACAAGGGATATTTTGGAACTCTACATTTAGTTGCTAGATGCAAACGTTTTAATAAGCGTTTCCAACACATTTCATTTCTGTTTCAAAAAGATGACAACATAAATTTGATTATTTTACCATCATTTTTGATCAACAGGGAAAATATACCTAGACAATTGATGACTCATTTTGTCGAATGATTCTTTAATGCAATGTTTTTTTAAGTTCTTATGAACCTTCATCTATCATTCGATTCATTTGTTGCCAGACCGTTCCTAGTGCTTCTTCCCCACTTTCGATACGGGTTAGGGCGAGTTCCGCCTGTAAGGCTACTTCGTATTCACGATCCCGGCTTGCTTCACGTAATCTCGGGACTGACTGTTCCGTTCCTACATCAAACAAGAACCGAGCGGCACGCCAGCGGACTAATTTATTTTTATCCGCCAACGCTTCCATCATCATCGGTTCAGCTTCGGGCATCGCCCAGTCCGAAATCGTATCACCTGCTGTCCGGCGAACAATACCCGACGGATCGTGCAGCGCACTTGTCAAATACTCTAACAGTTCTTCCCGGTGCTCTTCGAACATTCCAAGCTTCACAATCGCTTGACGACGAATCTGCATCTTCTCATCCTGTAATAAACGGGCATATGCCGGAACCCATTCCATCTCAACAGGTAGTTCATCAAGTGCCGCAAATCGTTCTTTCCAATCGGATGACTGAATCGCTTGCCCACTGAACGTAATATCTTCACCTGCTGCGAGCGACTTAAGACGCTCCAAACGTTCAATCGGATACGCGATTTCAATTTCATTTGCTACCTCGCGCAAACTCTCATCAAGGTCGCCGTATCGAGGAGCTTGTTCCACCCAGCGTCGATCACTGATGACGTTTTGGACGAATGGTTGGACGAATAACGCCGCTTCTCGGAAACGTTCCGACAATCCTTCTCGTTTTTCTTCTAATCCCTTCACACCTTTGATTTGCATCGGTACGCCTAAAATGAACTGAACGAATAGATGGACAGGTTCATACTCAGCATCCGTCTCGTGCTGCTCTACATCATTTAAGGTTTCTCCAAATGCGCGTCGGATCTCGATGACAAGTGAACGCCAATCATATTTCGGATAACGTTCGATCGACAAAAAGTCACTCACTTGATAGACGAACTTAACACCTGGGATTTCCAGCAGTCGCTGTATATGTTCTGGTGCGCCAAATGCATGCTCAAACGTCTGTCCTTTTTCTGAGAACTTTTCATCGACGATGACTTTCATGTTATTTGGACTTGGTGTTGGCTCAATCGCTACGATTTTCATGTATATCCCCTCCATTTCTATCATTTCAGAAATCCAATCTGAAATGCAAAGCAAATGCCCTACAGAGATGACCGTAGGGCAAAATCGTCACTTAAATGCTTCCTCGATGATCGCAACGAATGCGTCTGGTGTTTCAAGCATCCCCATGTGTCCACTTTCTGTTGACCGATGTAAGAGATGGTCGTTCACTGGTGCAAATGCACTCTCTTCTGAAATCAATTGATCTTTCGTACCATGAATGATGACACCTTTGACTTTTGATTCAGTCAGCGCTCTTGTCATATCTCGACGGTCTCGCATCGCCGAAAGCGCGCGGATAGCTCCTTCGACTGTCATCATATATCCAATCTCAAGTGCTTCAGCGACAACAAATTCATCTGCCCCTTCCGCGAATAAGGATGGAACAAGACCATTGACGAATTCTCGTACACCGATTTCTTCGACACGCGTGATGTTTTGATTTCGTTTTTGTTTCGCTTGTTCGTCATCTGCTTTCGCCGTCGAGTACACGAGACCGTACCCACTGATTTGGTCGGCATACCTTTCCACGATTGCCGCAGTAATGTATCCTCCAAAGGAATGACCAACGATGATTGGCTTTTCAATACCACGCCGCTTAAGATCATGCATGACCCATTCGGCGAAACCTTCGATCGTATCTGGTCCCACATCGAGTCCTTCATGTCCCGGTAAACTTAACGGTAAAACATCAAAAGAATGTCGTAAGTTCGCTTCTACTCGATTAAAATAATCTGTTCCTCCTGTAAATCCATGTAGGAGTACAAGTGTTTGTTTTTCCATTGACTACCTCATCCCTTCCATTCAGATGCGAGCATACGATACATCGTCAAATCCATGAAACGACCATGACTGTATGCATAATCTTCTAGTAACCCTTCAGCTTGAAACCCTAATTTTTGTACTAATGCATTGGAAGCAAGATTCTCAGGTGCAACGAGAGCACTGATCCGGTGGAGTGCAAATTCTTCAAAGCCATACGTCAAAACAGCCCGTGCCGCTTCTGAAGCTACACCACGTTGCCAATGATCTTGACTAACTTCAAAACCAATTTCAGCCCGATGATATTGAGAGAGCCAGTTATGAAACCCGATTGTTCCGATCAATTGATTTGTTTGTGCATCAGCAATCGCCCATCGAATCGCTTTACCTTGCGTGAACTGTTCCTTAAAGTAACTGATGACATTTTTAGCTTCATAGACCGTCACGAGTGGATCCGATCCGTAATAGTACATGACTTCATCATCTGATAAGATTTTAAACAATTCACGTGCATCGCGGTTTTCAAGCTCACGTAATATGAAGCGCTCGGTCCGCAATTCCGGGAATGGCTTTCGCAAGCCCCACATGCTCCATCACTCCTCTTTATGCTTCTCTATGTAGTATGCCCGTTTTCAGAAGTAAATATCCTTTCAGGCAATTCGAAGTTTTGCTACTATTAAATTATGAAGTAGTTAGTCATGGAAAGGAAGCGAAGGGGTATGTCGAGTGCGTTACTTTACTTATATGAGGACGAGGAAAATCAACGGTTGACGATGTCGGGAGTCCATTTCTCTGATTTCGCCGCAGCCGTCGATTTGAAACGTCCTTTACTCATTTCAGGAAGCGATTTTAAACAGACGAAACAATCTTTTCGAACGATGCTTCATTATATTGAAGCACATGAAATCGAACAGTTTTCACAATCAACGGACGTCCAGCGCCATCCTTTGATTGCTATTGATATTCGCTCATCCCATTCGCTCGATGTGTTGACGGATGTCGAAATCGCGGAATTATTATTTTTAATGCATATGAAACGAGGCACACCACTTCCCTTCCTTGACTCGATCGAGAATGAACTGGTCTATTTTAGCGAACACGACGGTCTTCATGCTTCTGTTTATTTAAAAGATTGGTCGCGGGTAGAACAACTCATCGCCGATCTCGTCCAACGGAAATTTCGACAGCACGCACGATCTGTCGCCTCAATCGCTTTAACAGCCGAAATCATGATTCATATCCGTCAACTTCTCGGAGAAGGAGTTTTGATTGATTTTGAAAGTGCAAAACGGTCTGTTTTCTCAAGAAATATTACGATTCCGGTATATGTGGCGGGTCGTTACGAAGATATGAGCGTATTACGTGAAGATTTTGAAGCGGAGAAAGAATCAATTCTTCGACGAGGAACGCTTGTTTGTCGCAAGAAGAAATGGAGTTTTGAGTTAGATTGACCTTTAGCATCTTTTTCTTTCGGAAAAGGATGCTTTTGTTCTATTTGAATTTCAAATGGGGATTCCTTCTTAACAAGTATTTCTCTCTATATGACAATATCGTTAAAAAATTATTCGAATTTTCACACAAAATAAGACTAGCATCTTGTGAAGACTTCGTTATAATGAGGATAACCTTTTAAAGATAGAAGTTAGACCCGGTTTTTTATAGGGATAGTACTGGAATCAGCAGAAGGAGGAATTCAATATGGATCAGTTAAAAGTGAACGGAATTGGCTCATTCACGAAATTTGCGACAAATGGGAACATCCTGAAATTAAAGGATGCAACGCTCGGTGAAGTGAAATTGTCGCTGAATGAAGCGAGTTCAATGACCATCGCCCCGGTCGATGAAGAAAATGGTCTTTTCATCATCAAAGGGCAACAGCAGGAATCGCTTGTTGAACTGACGTTACCACGTCAATCCTGTGAGGTCGTTCACGCTTGGCTCCTCCATAAATTAAAACGCCATAAAAAAACACGCTCGATTGCAACGAGCTAATATTTGATTCGAAAAACGCCTTAAGTAGAGAACCCTATTTCTGCTTGAGGCGTTCTCTATTTCAAAAAACTCGGAAATGAATTTTCAGAAAATATTGTTTTATTAGATTCATCATGTTATTCTTAGAAAAATTCAAACAGGAGGTTTTTAACATGACACACGTAACGCTCATCCAAGAACGACTGATTGTGATTAAGAGTAGGGACTGAAGATTCATTTCTCGTTTGAGAAAATGAAGATCCAGGCCCTTTTCGTCATTTCGACAAGGCGTCTGAGCAAACGACGCCTATCCACAAATATTGTGGATGAGGCTTTTTTTATGAAATTAGGATGAATGGAGGACAACACATGTTTAAGACAAAAGATACATTTGCTTTAGGATTTATGATTTTCGCTTTATTTTTCGGTGCAGGTAACCTGATCTTCCCGCCGGAACTTGGAGCGCTCGCAGGTTCACAGTTCCTTCCTGCCATCCTTGGTTTCATCGTAACGGGTGTCGGTCTTCCTCTACTCGGCTTACTTGCAGTTGCTTCTATCGGAGGTGGCATCAAAACACTTGCTGCACCACTTCCTCGTTTTATAGGTGCTGCATTGACGTTTGCACTCTATGTTGCGATTGGTCCTTTCTTCGGGATCCCACGAACATCGGTCGTCACGTATGAGCTCGGAGTCGTACCATTCCTTGGTGCTCCCTCACAAATGACGTTGATCATCTCATCGAGTCTCTTTTTCCTTGCTACACTTTATCTTGTACTACGACCAGGAAAATTACTTGAGATCATCGGGCGTTTCATCACACCATTATTACTGATTGCTCTTGCTGCATTAAGCATCAGTAGCATCATTTCGCCACTCTCGAGCGTCGCTTCACCAAACGAAGCATATGAGACGACTGGACAGGCATTCATTCAAGGATTCCTTCAAGGATACTTAACGCTTGATGCACTCGGCGCCTTAGTATTTGGTGTCGTCGTACTGCATACATTAAAAAGCCGAGGCGTTCATGAACGAAAAGCACAATTTAAAGTCGTCACTCGTGCCGGAATCATCGCTGCCACTGCTTTGACTCTCGTCTATGTCGGACTTGGAATGATCGGACGTAACACATTTGCCGCCATCGGAAAAGTTGATGGTCCAGCACTTCTTCAACATTATGCAAATACTGCCTTCGGCTCAATCGGTTTAGCTGTACTTGGTCTTGCAATTCTGCTTGCATGTTTGACGACATCAGTTGGTCTCGTCACCGCATTTGCAGAATATATGATGACGATTTCCAACCGTGTATCTTTAAAAGCGGCAAGTATCTTCACGACTGCTCTCGGTCTTACGGTATCCATCGTCGGATTGCAGACATTGTTATCTATCGCCGTTCCGGTATTAATGTTCCTTTATCCAATCGTCATCGTCTTGATTGCATTGACATTCATGCGTCATCTGTTCCGTCGTAAGTCGGTCGTTTATCAATCAACTCTTGGAGTAACGATTTTCTTCTCATTCTGTAGTGCGTTGAATCAACTTTCGCTTTTCCCGGGAAATCTTAAAACGTTCTATCAATCCTTACCTTTAGTGGATCAAAGTTTAGAATGGTTATTCCCAACACTCATCGCCTTCGGTATCAGTTCATGGTTTGGACACGTTTCCAATGCTTCTATCACACAAAAACGCGCTAGCTAGTGATTCCGCTTTCATCGCTATGGTATGATGAACAAAATGGTTATATTAATGGAGGCGTCATATACATGGATAAGATTGCTTGGATTACCGACAGCATGGCTTTTTTTGAGCCAGGAGAGGCTGAAAAAATCGGAGTCCATGTGATACCGACTTTACTCATCTTAAACGGAGAGTCTTACCGGGAGTATGTCGATATCTCGATTGAACAGCTTGATCAAAAAATGCGAGAAGATTCTCACGTTTCACCGACAACTTCTCAACCATCATTCGGTGACTTCGTAACCTTGTATGAACAATTGCTTGAAGATGGCTATGATTATGGGTATGCGATTCATATCACGAGTGGACTGAGCGGCACATATTCGAGTTCCGTCGCTGCAGCTGAAGCCGTTGGTTTCCCCTTATACGCGATTGATTCGTATACAGGTGCTGCGAATCAGCAAGAACTTGTCCGGATCGCCCAACGACTCGTTGCTGCTGGTAAAGGTCCAGATGAAGTCATGTCTACGCTTGAAACATTTAAGCACAAATCGCATTTTTATCTGATCATCGGAAATATGGAGACAATGCGACGGAGCGGACGTGTCTCAGGAAGTCAATTTTTACTAGCAAACATGCTCAATATCAAACCAATCGCTCAATTTAATGATGAAGGACGGCTTGTTCCATTTAAAAAAGTTCGTTCCATCAAAAAAGCTTTTAAAGAAATGGTTAGTGAAATCTCATCAAAAGTCAGTGCTCATGGTGTCTATGATCGGACACTTTATGTCAGTCACACTCTTGCTCATGCCGCTGCTGAAGAATTACGGCGCTTGATTTCTACAGAACATCCGGAGCTTCAAGTACGCATTACCCAATTTGGCCCTTCCATCTTGGCACATGCTGGCGCTGAGACGGTCGGTGTGTACTGGTTCGACGAGATTCCTTTACCGACAACTTGATAGCTTACGCTAAACGAAAAAAACCGGACGGTCTGCTTGAGACCGTCCGGTTTTTTCATGTCGTTTCATACTTACGAAATAGTTCTTCTAATAATACGGCTTCGTCCGTCGTCCGTTGAATCGGCTCATGCGGAAGCGTGATTGCACTTGATAACGTTTCAGAAGGATATACATCGATCGAAACTTGTTCCATTTCGATGAGATACTCAAGGATGGAATCAAGTGATGTCTCCTTATTGAATTGACGAAGCCAATTTTCATATCGACGATCAACTTTTCCTTCTTTAAGCAAAATCTTTCCATCGTCAATGATTGCCCACTTAGGTGGCGCATCGATTTGAAAGAGTTCCAACTGCTGGTACTCTTCCATCGTTCGTTTCGTCACCGGAACAACACCGTCGATTGATACTAATCGCTTTAATCTAAGATGCGCTCGCATCGTCATGAAACGAGGTCGCCCAGCGACTCGCTCGACAAGCAACGTCGGCTTGTCGATGGAGCGCATCGTCTCTTCATCAAATAATAAACTATGATCAACATCTAACAGTAACATCAAGCCACTCCTTTTTTTCTACGGGAGACGATGAATGCATAGGAGCTACATAAAAGAATCGCAGCAAAACAATATCCACCGATTACATCTGAGAAATAGTGAACGTTTAAAATGATTCGAGAAGCTCCCATGGCGAGAAACAATCCAATCGTCAATACGGATACAAGCACCTTTCCGCCCGTTTTAAGATGGCGGAAAGCGACAACAAGGAATCCAGCGTAGACGGCAAACGCCATCGCAGAATGTCCACTCGGAAAGCTGTATCCTACGCCGCCAACCAGTTCGTTTAATGAAGGTCGCTCTCGAACAAAAGCAAACTTAACGACCTGATTCAACACCCCTACTGATACCGCCATGATTACATACCAGATGCTTGCG
This window of the Exiguobacterium acetylicum genome carries:
- a CDS encoding GNAT family N-acetyltransferase, coding for MWGLRKPFPELRTERFILRELENRDARELFKILSDDEVMYYYGSDPLVTVYEAKNVISYFKEQFTQGKAIRWAIADAQTNQLIGTIGFHNWLSQYHRAEIGFEVSQDHWQRGVASEAARAVLTYGFEEFALHRISALVAPENLASNALVQKLGFQAEGLLEDYAYSHGRFMDLTMYRMLASEWKG
- a CDS encoding alpha/beta fold hydrolase translates to MEKQTLVLLHGFTGGTDYFNRVEANLRHSFDVLPLSLPGHEGLDVGPDTIEGFAEWVMHDLKRRGIEKPIIVGHSFGGYITAAIVERYADQISGYGLVYSTAKADDEQAKQKRNQNITRVEEIGVREFVNGLVPSLFAEGADEFVVAEALEIGYMMTVEGAIRALSAMRDRRDMTRALTESKVKGVIIHGTKDQLISEESAFAPVNDHLLHRSTESGHMGMLETPDAFVAIIEEAFK
- a CDS encoding FAD-dependent oxidoreductase; translated protein: MTIGIIGGGLSGLTAAALFAKQGEAVMLFDAGLLGGRATSQTVKGFTFNYGAHAIYGRDQSVLRKLTKQLGIEVTWLDFSASRAKYEFSGHLTAVPANAWGLLKTEVIEGTNKVRFTWEIIKTILRVERGDPQQSIGQWLKIEQVDEQVAQLMLDLASTNFFTAEPEKIPSDVYFEYYQKLFRTRKPVSYIEGGWQGLVQELERIILENRGAILKKTKITAVESTKTGFLIRDRKKQEWTAERIIFAIPPREILKMATPPAIQQFVTPYASHEPVEVFVYDLGLQPFIQTPYSYIYDRSHRAFITDLSHYDASLAPKDGQVLQAIAYLEHDRLEDPDYIEHVRSGIEQMLDLHFTDWRKRIVAERTIKRAVVQEIKWKMGQTPLSTQLPDYADVAFVGDWCEGTGQLSELAFSSAVSVFNRWA
- a CDS encoding disulfide bond formation protein B; its protein translation is MTRYHFMFIISTIATLGSLYFSEIRGFIPCPLCWWQRLFMYTTAFYLLISLFRSKTIDPLFVRLYVLAGFGVALYHVILERLPDGEALCTSGCLIKWVNYFGFLTIPMMSLIAFTLLLILAFYPKRSNDEA
- the nadE gene encoding ammonia-dependent NAD(+) synthetase, with protein sequence MQQEIIQVTGVKPVIDPAQEVSERVSFLKAYLKHTGAKGFVLGISGGQDSSLAGRLCQLAVEELRKEEGKDVAFYAVRLPYGEQQDEADAQTALTFIQPDHSLRVNIKPAVEASMQAFKEATGAELSDFSKGNTKARERMKSQYDLAAHYGCLVVGTDHAAEFVTGFYTKHGDGACDLTPLTGLNKRQGKQLLRYLNAPEVLIEKIPTADLEENRPALPDEVALGMTYEEIDDYLEGKTISATSQEKLETQYKRVGHKHHMPVSPLDNWWKA
- a CDS encoding conserved virulence factor C family protein; its protein translation is MKIVAIEPTPSPNNMKVIVDEKFSEKGQTFEHAFGAPEHIQRLLEIPGVKFVYQVSDFLSIERYPKYDWRSLVIEIRRAFGETLNDVEQHETDAEYEPVHLFVQFILGVPMQIKGVKGLEEKREGLSERFREAALFVQPFVQNVISDRRWVEQAPRYGDLDESLREVANEIEIAYPIERLERLKSLAAGEDITFSGQAIQSSDWKERFAALDELPVEMEWVPAYARLLQDEKMQIRRQAIVKLGMFEEHREELLEYLTSALHDPSGIVRRTAGDTISDWAMPEAEPMMMEALADKNKLVRWRAARFLFDVGTEQSVPRLREASRDREYEVALQAELALTRIESGEEALGTVWQQMNRMIDEGS
- a CDS encoding LysR family transcriptional regulator, coding for MQVSEMEMLITLSEELNMRRAAERLFVSQPALSQRLVAIERRWGTKLFIRSSRGLSITPQGEKVIGLAKEMNRKELELKSELTAEEGAVYGTLRIAVASIMGQYWLPRVLKRFVERYPHVRVQLVTGWSSEMMRHMLEEHFHIGIIRGNPDWKGVKERLFSDPLYLVDSELTSIEQLRVTDRPFIQFKSDSTYYQEILEWWQDRFASPPSRTLVVDQIETCKQMALHGIGFAILPESTIQHSNEVMQLPLKTSSGKVLKRDTWILSTESMLELKQVQAFWDIVKEEGGSQSDGIRH
- a CDS encoding BsuPI-related putative proteinase inhibitor, whose translation is MKRLFFVLLLLTVCLAGCQEKKQQATKTMNEPIQIAVKMTEQDDMIQLDISLTNPNDHSVNVTYPSSQRFQAQLIDAKQHVKYDFEKEQVFTQAIEKDTFTKGEIKRYTVEVPIRDAGDSTEVRVSTIRQFKGANEKQTNDRQMLDSK
- the brnQ gene encoding branched-chain amino acid transport system II carrier protein, which gives rise to MFKTKDTFALGFMIFALFFGAGNLIFPPELGALAGSQFLPAILGFIVTGVGLPLLGLLAVASIGGGIKTLAAPLPRFIGAALTFALYVAIGPFFGIPRTSVVTYELGVVPFLGAPSQMTLIISSSLFFLATLYLVLRPGKLLEIIGRFITPLLLIALAALSISSIISPLSSVASPNEAYETTGQAFIQGFLQGYLTLDALGALVFGVVVLHTLKSRGVHERKAQFKVVTRAGIIAATALTLVYVGLGMIGRNTFAAIGKVDGPALLQHYANTAFGSIGLAVLGLAILLACLTTSVGLVTAFAEYMMTISNRVSLKAASIFTTALGLTVSIVGLQTLLSIAVPVLMFLYPIVIVLIALTFMRHLFRRKSVVYQSTLGVTIFFSFCSALNQLSLFPGNLKTFYQSLPLVDQSLEWLFPTLIAFGISSWFGHVSNASITQKRAS